From a region of the Triticum aestivum cultivar Chinese Spring chromosome 7D, IWGSC CS RefSeq v2.1, whole genome shotgun sequence genome:
- the LOC123165590 gene encoding uncharacterized protein, which translates to MRFPPSGSLICSGGARSAAWTIKTARRSCCCWLPARSCCCRSSARICCFRRCPHRRHPPAPLPPQHQRQGCWEGEGRMGGWALLRAVQPSQSRAGSSSPRLTDVVEYIFWNGYELSKVQVLRCLLQAE; encoded by the exons ATGcgattccccccctccggctctCTGATTTGCAGTGGCGGTGCTCGATCTGCGGCCTGGACTATCAAGACGGCGCGACGGAGCTGCTGCTGCTGGTTGCCTGCCCGGAGCTGCTGCTGCCGGTCGTCCGCCCGGATCTGCTGCTTCAGGCGATGCCCACATCGCCGTCACCCTcccgctcctcttcctcctcagcaTCAACGGCAGGGGTGCTGGGAGGGGGAGGGGCGGATGGGCGGATGGGCCCTTCTTCGAGCCGTACAACCATCGCAGAGCAGAGCAGGAAGCTCGTCTCCGAG ATTAACAGATGTGGTGGAGTATATCTTCTGGAATGGGTATGAACTGTCCAAAGTTCAG GTTCTTCGTTGCCTTCTTCAGGCGGAGTGA